A genomic segment from Nicotiana tabacum cultivar K326 chromosome 7, ASM71507v2, whole genome shotgun sequence encodes:
- the LOC107773409 gene encoding peptidyl-prolyl cis-trans isomerase FKBP43-like, protein MAFWGIEVKPGKPVTHSFDNARGRLRISQATLGIGNVETKSLVQCNVGNKSPVFLCALLPNKTESCHLDLEFEEADDVVFSVLGPRTVYLTGYYVGNSGRANVNSDTESFGEDIVDTETGESCHGTDEDEYDDSFINDGEPETSPPSPASSSGVQVDDENLSDNKLHKHNSNHKRLRKKYQVSESEDEDILQDADEDNCLLSALKKKADVKAKTSEDNQKNDILSAEAPHRTENGGTVEHEKANEHRHENSIKSSKKRKQPEGNSRKLLEADTSSDGKDNKEDNTKLVDAGTAVINTKDGKFDTLEPPAEEDSKHGPKSKKRKHSVEAKSVESHDTKADITLKEGKLKQDPLKAGQQDEDPIAIALDEEDKKLTINKSIDGKSDSVADGHQLDKKIKKKKKKKTKAQEDCMVNIDLPVLQENEMNRQSVDVEDKSLKVKSTVIRTLSNGLTIEELATGEPDGKLAAPGKKIKVYYTGKLKENGQIFYSNIGKSPYKFRLGDKDIIEGWNLGLDGMRVGDKRRLTVPPSMGYGNQGAEENIPPNSWLVYDIELIGVRR, encoded by the exons atggcattttggg gAATTGAAGTGAAACCTGGAAAGCCGGTTACTCATTCTTTTGACAATGCGAGAGGAAGGCTCCGAATTTCTCAG GCAACATtgggaattggcaatgttgaaaCTAAAAGTTTGGTACAGTGTAATGTGGGGAACAAGAGTCCTGTTTTCCTCTGTGCTTTGTTACCTAACAAGACAGAGTCGTGCCATTTGGATTTAGAGTTCGAGGAGGCAGATGATGTGGTTTTTTCTGTTCTTGGTCCAAGAACTGTTTATCTGACTGGTTACTATGTGGGTAACAGTGGACGAGCAAATGTAAACAGTGATACAGAGTCGTTTGGGGAGGATATTGTAGATACAGAAACAGGGGAATCCTGCCACGGGACTGATGAGGACGAGTATGATGATAGCTTTATCAATGATGGTGAACCAGAAACATCCCCACCTTCACCTGCTTCAAGCAGCGGAG TTCAAGTAGACGATGAGAACTTGTCAGACAATAAGCTTCACAAACACAATAGCAACCATAAAAGGCTTAGGAAGAAGTACCAAGTAAGTGAGTCCGAAGATGAGGATATCTTGCAGGACGCAGATGAAGACAATTGTCTCTTATCTGCACTTAAGAAGAAAGCTGATGTGAAGGCTAAAACATCAGAAGATAATCAAAAGAATGACATACTAAGTGCTGAGGCTCCTCATAGGACAGAAAATGGTGGCACAGTGGAACATGAAAAGGCAAA TGAGCACAGACATGAAAATAGCATTAAATCGAGCAAGAAGAGGAAACAGCCTGAGGGCAATAGTCGTAAACTTCTTGAAGCAGATACTAGCAGTGATGGGAAGGACAACAAAGAGGATAACACAAAGCTGGTGGATGCTGGGACGGCAGTGATTAATAC GAAAGATGGCAAATTTGATACTCTGGAGCCTCCAGCAGAGGAAGATTCTAAACATGGTCCAAagtcaaagaaaagaaaacattcTGTGGAAGCCAAATCTGTTGAAAGCCATGATACAAAAGCTGATATCACTCTTAAAGAGGGTAAACTGAAACAAGATCCTCTAAAAGCTGGTCAGCAGGATGAGGATCCAATTGCAATTGCATTAGATGAAGAAGATAAAAAACTGACAATCAATAA AAGCATTGATGGAAAATCTGACTCCGTAGCTGATGGGCACCAATTggataagaaaattaaaaagaagaagaaaaagaagacgaAGGCTCAGGAGGACTGTATGGTTAACATTGATCTTCCGGTTCTGCAAGAGAATGAAATGAATAGACAATCCGTGGATGTTGAGGACAAGAGTCTGAAGGTCAAGTCTACTGTAATAAGGACTTTATCTAACGGGTTGACCATTGAAGAGCTTGCAACAGGTGAACCCGATGGAAAATTGGCTGCTCCAGGAAAGAAG ATCAAAGTTTATTACACTGGCAAGCTAAAGGAGAATGGACAGATTTTTTACTCAAATATTGGAAAATCTCCATATAAGTTTCGGCTAG GCGACAAAGACATCATAGAGGGATGGAACCTTGGTCTTGACG GCATGCGTGTGGGTGATAAAAGAAGGCTCACAGTCCCGCCATCAATGGG CTACGGTAATCAGGGAGCTGAGGAGAATATCCCACCAAACTCGTGGTTGGTGTATGATATTGAATTGATTGGAGTCCGTCGATAA